CTGGCAGGCCAGACCAGAGACCCCCTAAACCGCCCCCCCCAGGGAAACCGGAGCGGCCCCCCAAACCTGGCAGCCCAGACCAACCTGATCAGTATGGCCCCAACATCTGTGATGGGAACTTCGACACAGTGGCGGTGCTGCGTGGGGAGATGTTTGTGTTCAAGGTACCAGCTGGgaccccctcctgccccttccctggggATGTGGTGGGTCCCTGGGTGGGAGGACACCCTGGCGAGATGCCTGGCACTGGGACTGTGTCCCTGCATCCCCCTGTCCTCTGTCAACACCCCGTTTCCCACCAGGGCCGGTGGTTCTGGAGGGTCCGGCACAACCGGGTGCTGGACAACTACCCCATGCCCATTGGGCACTTCTGGCGGGGCCTCCCCGGGGACATCGATGCCGCCTATGAGAGACATGATGGGAGGTTCGTCTTCTTTAAAGGTGAGCAGGGAATCTGGGTGGGAGGGCTGAGGTGGAGGGGGGCCCCCAgtgccccctcccaggctgCTGAAAACTGGTTGACTTCATCGCATCCTgatcctcctccccagccagaTCTGCTGCCTGATCCCAAAGGGACAGGCATCGCATCCCCGTCACTGTCCACATGTGTCCCTGCCACAGCAGTGGGCATTGCCGGCTCACCcccccttctccatcccctccCCCTCCAGGTGACCGGTACTGGCTCTTCCGAGAAGCCAACCTGGAGCCTGGGTACCCGCAGCCCCTGGTCACCTACGGACAGGGCATCCCCTACGACAGCATCGACGCAGCCATCTGGTGGGAGCCCACGGGGCACACCTTCTTCTTCCGTGGGGACAGGTGAGTGGCTGTGGGGtccttctccctgctctgccacctCCTGGCCCCTGGCAGGGGTGGGCATGGCGGGTGGTGGAGCCCCCCCTTGCTCCTTGCCTGCTCActgcctccctcctccagaTACTGGCGCTTTAACGAGGACACCCGCTCGGTGGACCCTGGGTACCCAAAACCCATCTCTGTCTGGGTGGGCATCCCTCCCTCACCCAAGGGTGCCTTCCTCAGCCCGGATGCCTGTAAgtagaggaggagaagaagggtGGGCAGCAGGGGTGGGACCAGAGGGGATGGGGTCACCCCTCTGGTAGCCTGGCCATGCGGGATGGAGGCCGGGAGGATGCCTGGGAGTCAGCAGTGAAGCCCTTTCTGAAGGGTTTCACCGGTCCCAGAGCAAAACCTGCTGTCCTGGGCATCCGCAGGAATGTCCTGTGCCTGCCCACTTACCCCTCACCTCcatcttcctccccccccccagcctccacCTACTTCTACAGAGGCACAAAGTACTGGAAATTTGACAACGAGCGGCTCAAGACCGAGCCAGGTTATCCCAAATCCATCCTACGGGACTTCATGGGCTGTCACACAGAGCTGGTCCCAGACCCTCATCCTCGCTGGCCTGATGGGGACCGACCCCCCTTCAACCCCAATGGGGACGGGCGAACCGaaggcaaggaggaggaagacgaggaggaagaggaggaagacgAGGAGGATTACAGCGAGGGTGGCCGCCAGCCGGGCGGGGACGTGGACGTGGTGGTGCAGATCGACGAGTACACACGCACCATGAGTGTCGTCatggtgctggtgctgctggtgctgctgctctgcatccTCGGCCTCATCTATGTCATCGTCCAGATGCAGAGGAAGGGCACGCCCCGAATGCTCTTGTACTGCAAGCGCTCCTTGCAGGAGTGGGTCTGACCCTGGCTCCCTCCCCAAACCGCCCCCACCACCATGGTGCTAATGATGGACCTgacctccccctccccttgccCCTCCCCATGGCCtcagcccctctgccccagtGTTGCTTGATGGCTCCAGCCTCAGAACAGGGGGGGatgcccaccccccccccagcccctccagagcagctgggctgggaccaGGCAATAGTCACGGCGGGGCTGGAGGGCATCCAGGTCTTGCCTGCTCCCTGGTGACTGTGTTGTCCGtcatcccccctccccggccgtGACCCTCAGGTTACCACCCATCATGTTGCACCCATCTCTGCCAAGGGGTCCCAGTAGGGTCCCTTCCTCCCGCGTGTACCTgctgcggctgtgcctgtgccGCGTGGCCTGCTGAGCGGGTTGGGGGCTGCTCACAAGTGCTACGAGCTGGCAGGTCTCAGCTGCTGCCACCTGCAACGGCAGGGAAGCGTGAGAGGAAAGGAGGGCCGAGCTCACAGCTGTGTATCATGTTGAACTGTGGGGGTACAGGGATGTGGTGCCTGAAGATAGCATGAGGAGGAGAGACACCACCTTTGCATCCCTGCCATGGGCTCAGCTCAGCCCGGAGCCTGCTGCCACCGTGGGGCGAAGTCGTGGGGACACATGGTCCCAGGGGCAGGGCAGTGGGCATGGCCGCCTTGTACATGTATTAAACGGGTTGGGTGCGTGGAGAGCCGTGGTGCCATCCTTTCTGCTGCGGGATGGGGGCAGGAGGCGCACGGGCTCCCCCGCACGAGGTTTGGCAGATTTTGTGGTAATGGAGGGTTGCCGGGGGGTGCCACCTGTCTGGCAGCCACGAGGCCTGGGTGCTCTGCCAGGGGATGTGGGGCAGGGGCTAGCATGGCTGGCGATGTCCGtgcagcagcccctgccctggggctaccatttttgggggggggggggggggggggtgtcagcaAAAGCAGCCCAGCTCCCACCCCGCCGGCAGCGGACAGAGCTGCCTTTCACCAGCTCCCACGGCAGCGGCGATGGCCTTGCCAGGAACACAGTGCGCCTTGTTCTTCCCCGGCCGACACTGCACTCTAGCCCTGGGCGGCCACCTCCCTTCCCGGCCAGGGGCCGTCGGCTGCGGCAGCCAGGGGACGGTGCGTGGTCCCTCCTGGAGCCGGTTTACCGGGTGCTTCGGCTCCCTATCCCCACACGGCCCTGGCGTGTTTcctggggggaagggggtgtCCGTATCCTGTCTCACCGCTGCTGTCTTGGCAGAGGAAAGCAGGAGGAGTCACAACCGCTGCAGAGATCAGGGAGAAATAATTGTGGGAGTGGGAAAGATTAGACCTGGGGGGGGGTAGGAAATTGGCTTTATCCAGGGAAAAATGTTGCTCAGCCTTTAATgggaaggaaaaccaaaccacagcAGGCGGCAGACACAGCATGCGGCGGCGATTGCGATAGCagcttccctgcctttcctgcAAAGGCACCACCAGGGTGGCGAGCAGGGGCTGGGTTTGCTCTGGAGCCGCAGGGGCAGCCTCGAGGCGGGTGGCAGAGGCCTGGCACAGTTAATACACTGGTGGGGAGGCAGGCCGCACCAGGCGGGGGGTTGTGTGGGTCTGGCCCATCCCTGTGGGGATGACCCTatggagttgggggggggggtctccctATGGGACTGGACTCATGAGACCAGTACCCAGACAGCACCCATGCCCTGCCTCTTTCCCCACGGGGCTGGCAGCTCTGACACAGGGCTTGGTGCAGGGAGCATTAACCCATCCCCGACCTGCTCCCCCCTCCTTGGGGCTCCAGCTGTCCCTCTGCCCTCGTCCCCACCCTGCCAGCCCTTGCAGGAGGGAACCCCCCCTTCATGGGTAGGGGTGAAGCCTTTGTGTCCCACCCCCCCATCCTTCCCCCTCCCAGGACCCAGAGCCGCTGGCTCAGTGCCCAAGACTCAGCTGCAGCCACTTCCCAGCACTAAATTACCCCGCACTGCAGCACCACTCATCAGCCACTAATTACTTTAAAAGGGAAGGACCGATGCTGGCTCTTGCCCTGCTTTCCCGGGGCTGCTGGCACTGTGGGGGGAATCCCATGGCCTGGGTCACCCTCCCCTCCATCCTTGCCCACACTGGGCAGTGATTCCCAGCCATTAGCTGATTCCCTGGGAAACACGCTTGGCTCAGACTCAGCACATCACTGCAGCCAAGCGAGAAGCCAAAATCGGGGTTAGAAAAACCCTGaagaattgggggggggaaaaaggtcTCCAAGTGGCTCCAGTCCTCCATcagccaggctgtgctgggtCACATTCCTTGGCTTTTAACTCCTTTCAATTCGGTTTTTGCCATTCTGGCCAGATTTGTGCTTGTGGGGGTCCTCCCCAGAGCCGTGGGAGGacccacagctctgctggaCCGGGAGCCCTGCCATGGGgccacccagcaccccagccTGCCCTGAACTGGGGCCAAACAGGCACCGGGAGCTACCAAAAGGCATGAACCTGACCAAAAGGCGACGCAGGAGGAAAGCATGGCTGGGATTTGCCGCTCCCTGCCCCCGCAAAGGCAGCTCCAGAGGCGGGCGCAGATGCATTTCCCACGGCAGATGCATTTCCGACAACAGATTTATTTCCCACGGCAGCTGtgtttcccctctttcccaGGGGTGCTGAGGGCTTGGTGGGAAGCAGGAGTGGGGACCCCGAAGCCTGGTACCTGGAGAGATGCCTGGCTCACAGGGAAAGCCAGCTGAGCCGGCCAAGGATGCCCAGGGCCAGATGCTCGTGGcatccccttccctgggcaccACTGCCACGGCAGGCGAGGGAGCTCCTTGCTGATTCAGGGTGGGACAGGATCTGGGAGCAATTCCTCAGGGGGAATCGGTGGTGCTGGGAGCAATTCCTCGGGGGGAATCGGTGGCACTGGGAGCAGAGGCCCAGGCTGCCCATGTTCGGTGAGCTGAGACTTCACTTCCCACCCCCCCTCCTGCTTTTCCCCGGATGCTGCAGTGGAGCTGGTGGCAGGAGCCTGGGGCCATCTGGAAACACTCATGGACAGCAGTGAGGGACCCCGCCGGAGACAAAGCCCAGCATTTCAGCAGGGCCTGGGCTCTTCGCTGGAGGCTGCTGCTTTGCCCTCCATACCAGCAATGGGGTTGGCTCGCCTCCGGCCACCCACAGACGCAAGaccctggggagggcagggatgTACCTGCTGCACAGGCCAGGGCTTTTGGTGGCTCAAGGGAGCACGAGTCCTGCTCAGCCTGGCCCTGGCAGGCAccaggcagccctgccaggaTACACCCCCACCAGGCAGCTCTCAGCTTCCCCAAAACAGGCTGGAGAAGCCCGACCTGGAAAAGACCCCAGGAGCTCAGTGTCCTCCAGGGCCTGCTGAGCTAGCCTACTGCAGGAGTGGCCGCTGTGATGGGGGTGaccagggctggcaggggctc
This genomic window from Haliaeetus albicilla chromosome 10, bHalAlb1.1, whole genome shotgun sequence contains:
- the MMP15 gene encoding matrix metalloproteinase-15, whose translation is MAGGGGAPCRAGGALRAGGRPPPLLALLVLLVGAAAGEELNAEAWLRLYGYLPQPSRQMSTMRSAQTFSLALAEMQKFYGITVTGVLDEETKAWMKRPRCGVPDQFGARMKSNMRRKRYALTGRRWSQSHLTFSIQNYTEKLGRYHSYEAVRRAFRVWEQATPLVFQEVPYEDIRQKRKKEADIMVLFASGFHGDSSPFDGVGGFLAHAYFPGPGMGGDTHFDSDEPWTLENTDVSGNNLFLVAVHELGHSLGLEHSSNPSAIMAPFYQWMDTENFQLPEDDLKGIQQLYGTADGHPQPTKPFPTMTPRRPGRPDQRPPKPPPPGKPERPPKPGSPDQPDQYGPNICDGNFDTVAVLRGEMFVFKGRWFWRVRHNRVLDNYPMPIGHFWRGLPGDIDAAYERHDGRFVFFKGDRYWLFREANLEPGYPQPLVTYGQGIPYDSIDAAIWWEPTGHTFFFRGDRYWRFNEDTRSVDPGYPKPISVWVGIPPSPKGAFLSPDASSTYFYRGTKYWKFDNERLKTEPGYPKSILRDFMGCHTELVPDPHPRWPDGDRPPFNPNGDGRTEGKEEEDEEEEEEDEEDYSEGGRQPGGDVDVVVQIDEYTRTMSVVMVLVLLVLLLCILGLIYVIVQMQRKGTPRMLLYCKRSLQEWV